One segment of Anopheles stephensi strain Indian chromosome 3, UCI_ANSTEP_V1.0, whole genome shotgun sequence DNA contains the following:
- the LOC118512474 gene encoding uncharacterized protein LOC118512474 produces MCHHRFTVRRFIALLVLYCCLEAACTERVAPPTESVLADISPLKEALQGHVEKFKKLRDDLKALQNSKDSNNPLHFFRETMRIMEGLTSLGKDWKTIERLQNNPNREFETLLEEMDPVCGQRSPRTPFFEIKLRCSYTDLGGKPYYRIGPLKQEQLNLTPFTVTVYRDFLTPNEVKRANETRQIDPNVRRRLHTIVPNLFNVAVRAISQKGYNGSNVKHRGYSMMVYLESYINAGMTLFQGGTFTVAPTSGSVLVSRAHPSICPSGNSVNVITNFNVLSKKK; encoded by the exons ATGTGCCATCACCGTTTTACCGTCCGGCGCTTCATTGCACTGCTAGTGCTGTACTGCTGCCTAGAGGCCGCTTGCACCGAACGAGTCGCACCGCCTACGGAGAGCGTTTTGGCTGACATTTCTCCCCTCAAGGAAGCGTTACAGGGGCACGTGGAAAAGTTCAAAAAGTTGCGTGATGATCTGAAGGCGCTGCAAAACAGCAAGGACAGTAACAATCCGCTCCATTTCTTCCGCGAAACGATGCGCATCATGGAGGGGTTAACGTCGCTGGGCAAGGATTGGAAAACTATCGAACGGCTGCAAAACAATCCTAACCGAGAGTTTGAAACGCTGCTGGAAGAGATGGATCCAGTGTGTGGGCAGCGGTCACCCCGTACGCCCTTCTTCGAGATTAAGCTGCGCTGCTCGTATACCGATTTGGGTGGCAAGCCGTACTACCGTATCGGGCCGCTGAAGCAGGAGCAGCTGAATCTTACACCATTCACAGTGACGGTGTATCGCGATTTTCTAACGCCGAACGAGGTGAAGCGTGCCAACGAAACGCGCCAGATCGACCCGAACGTTCGGCGACGGCTGCACACGATCGTGCCAAATTTGTTCAACGTGGCCGTGCGGGCAATCAGCCAGAAGGGTTACAACGGCTCTAACGTGAAGCATCGTGGCTACAGCATGATGGTCTAT CTGGAATCGTACATCAATGCTGGCATGACGCTGTTTCAGGGAGGTACCTTCACGGTGGCACCAACCAGTGGCAGTGTCCTGGTTTCTAGAGCGCACCCCTCAATCTGTCCATCTGGCAACTCTGTTAATGTTATTACAAATTTTAATGTTCTCTCTAAAAAGAAGTAA
- the LOC118512469 gene encoding polypeptide N-acetylgalactosaminyltransferase 5 isoform X1, whose translation MSVVSLNRMFRGKLRTNTCRIVVLTSLVWLLIDVILIVKYADCPSTGGGTSWLCKRNGGAYDVEVPHAARQAQQQRRAAAPEDDDPIVDVEEIDTNSNNFGDPGGYGGGGGGGGASRDADSSMPRTYRPQELKKWRPAPTVVENYGRPGEMGKPVKIPANQQELMKEKFKENQFNLLASDMIWLNRSLTDVRHHDCKKKHYSAKLPTTSIVIVFHNEAWSTLLRTIWSVINRSPRPLLKEIILVDDASEREHLGRQLEEYVSTLPVPTFVLRTGKRSGLIRARLLGAKHVKGQVITFLDAHCECTEGWLEPLLARIVLDRKTVVCPIIDVISDETFEYVTASDQTWGGFNWKLNFRWYRVPAREMQRRNHDRTAPLRTPTMAGGLFSIDRDYFYEIGSYDEGMDIWGGENLEMSFRIWQCGGILEIAPCSHVGHVFRDKSPYTFPGGVANIVLKNAARVAEVWLDEWKEFYYQMSPGARKASAGDVSERRALRERLKCKSFRWYLENIYPESQMPLDYYFLGEIRNEESRNCLDTMGRKSNEKIGSSYCHGLGGNQVFAYTKRHQIMSDDNCLDASNALGPVNLVRCHGMGGNQEWIYDEEEKTIKHVNSGNCLTRPSHEDPSTPLLRPCNYSLGQQWLMQSKFKWQAHNDNRIGEDR comes from the exons GTACCACATGCAGCCCGAcaggcacagcagcagcgaagAGCGGCGGCCCCCGAGGACGACGATCCCATCGTGGATGTGGAGGAGATTGACACCAACTCGAACAACTTTGGTGACCCGGGTGGCtatggtggcggcggtggcggcggcggtgccAGTCGCGATGCCGACAGTTCAATGCCTCGCACGTACCGGCCACAGGAGCTAAAGAAGTGGCGACCGGCACCGACGGTCGTCGAAAATTACGGTCGACCCGGAGAAATGG gTAAACCAGTTAAAATTCCGGCTAACCAGCAGGAGCTGATGaaggaaaagttcaaagagaaTCAATTCAATCTCCTCGCCAGTGACATGATCTGGCTGAATCGATCGCTCACCGATGTACGCCATCACGA CTGTAAAAAGAAGCACTATTCGGCGAAGCTGCCAACGACGTCCATCGTGATTGTGTTTCACAATGAAGCCTGGAGCACGCTGCTCCGTACGATATGGAGTGTGATAAATCGGTCGCCCCGGCCACTGCTGAAGGAAATCATCCTCGTCGATGACGCCAGCGAGCGGGAACATTTGGGCCGCCAGCTGGAAGAGTACGTTAGCACGCTGCCCGTACCAACGTTCGTCCTGCGGACCGGCAAACGGTCCGGTCTGATCCGTGCCAGACTGCTCGGTGCCAAACACGTGAAG GGGCAAGTGATCACATTCCTAGACGCACACTGCGAGTGTACGGAGGGTTGGCTGGAGCCACTGTTGGCGCGCATCGTGCTGGACCGTAAGACGGTCGTTTGTCCCATCATCGACGTGATATCGGACGAAACGTTCGAGTACGTGACGGCGTCCGACCAGACGTGGGGCGGATTTAACTGGAAGCTAAACTTCCGATG GTACCGGGTCCCGGCACGGGAAATGCAGCGACGCAATCACGACCGAACAGCGCCACTGCGGACGCCAACGATGGCTGGTGGACTGTTTTCGATCGATCGGGATTATTTCTACGAAATCGGGTCCTACGACGAAGGCATGGACATTTGGGGTGGTGAAAATCTGGAAATGTCTTTCCGG ATATGGCAATGTGGTGGCATCCTCGAGATTGCACCCTGTTCGCACGTTGGCCACGTGTTCCGCGACAAATCACCGTACACGTTCCCGGGGGGCGTCGCGAATATTGTGCTGAAAAATGCGGCACGCGTCGCCGAGGTGTGGCTAGACGAGTGGAAAGAGTTTTACTATCAAATGAGTCCAG GTGCCCGGAAAGCATCGGCCGGAGATGTCAGCGAGCGGCGTGCCCTTCGAGAGCGGCTAAAGTGTAAGAGCTTCCGTTGGTACCTGGAAAACATTTATCCGGAAAGTCAGATGCCCCTGGATTACTATTTCCTCGGCGAG ATTCGCAATGAAGAGTCACGCAACTGTCTCGACACGATGGGCCGCAAGTCGAACGAAAAGATTGGCAGCAGCTACTGTCACGGTTTGGGCGGCAATCAGGTATTTGCGTACACCAAACGGCACCAGATCATGTCGGACGACAACTGTCTCGATGCATCCAACGCGCTCGGGCCGGTTAATTTGGTCCGGTGCCACGGTATGGGCGGCAATCAGGAATGGATATACGATGAAGAG GAAAAGACTATCAAGCACGTTAACAGTGGCAACTGTTTAACGCGTCCCTCGCACGAGGACCCTTCAACACCGTTGCTACGGCCGTGCAACTATTCGCTCGGCCAACAGTGGCTAATGCAATCGAAGTTCAAGTGGCAAGCGCACAACGACAATCGGATCGGCGAGGATAGATAA
- the LOC118512469 gene encoding polypeptide N-acetylgalactosaminyltransferase 5 isoform X2 → MSVVSLNRMFRGKLRTNTCRIVVLTSLVWLLIDVILIVKYADCPSTGGGTSWLCKRNGGAYDVEVPHAARQAQQQRRAAAPEDDDPIVDVEEIDTNSNNFGDPGGYGGGGGGGGASRDADSSMPRTYRPQELKKWRPAPTVVENYGRPGEMGKPVKIPANQQELMKEKFKENQFNLLASDMIWLNRSLTDVRHHDCKKKHYSAKLPTTSIVIVFHNEAWSTLLRTIWSVINRSPRPLLKEIILVDDASEREHLGRQLEEYVSTLPVPTFVLRTGKRSGLIRARLLGAKHVKGQVITFLDAHCECTEGWLEPLLARIVLDRKTVVCPIIDVISDETFEYVTASDQTWGGFNWKLNFRWYRVPAREMQRRNHDRTAPLRTPTMAGGLFSIDRDYFYEIGSYDEGMDIWGGENLEMSFRVWMCGGTLEIAPCSRVGHVFRKSTPYSFPGGTSQIVNKNNARLAEVWLDGWSEFYYNINPGARKASAGDVSERRALRERLKCKSFRWYLENIYPESQMPLDYYFLGEIRNEESRNCLDTMGRKSNEKIGSSYCHGLGGNQVFAYTKRHQIMSDDNCLDASNALGPVNLVRCHGMGGNQEWIYDEEEKTIKHVNSGNCLTRPSHEDPSTPLLRPCNYSLGQQWLMQSKFKWQAHNDNRIGEDR, encoded by the exons GTACCACATGCAGCCCGAcaggcacagcagcagcgaagAGCGGCGGCCCCCGAGGACGACGATCCCATCGTGGATGTGGAGGAGATTGACACCAACTCGAACAACTTTGGTGACCCGGGTGGCtatggtggcggcggtggcggcggcggtgccAGTCGCGATGCCGACAGTTCAATGCCTCGCACGTACCGGCCACAGGAGCTAAAGAAGTGGCGACCGGCACCGACGGTCGTCGAAAATTACGGTCGACCCGGAGAAATGG gTAAACCAGTTAAAATTCCGGCTAACCAGCAGGAGCTGATGaaggaaaagttcaaagagaaTCAATTCAATCTCCTCGCCAGTGACATGATCTGGCTGAATCGATCGCTCACCGATGTACGCCATCACGA CTGTAAAAAGAAGCACTATTCGGCGAAGCTGCCAACGACGTCCATCGTGATTGTGTTTCACAATGAAGCCTGGAGCACGCTGCTCCGTACGATATGGAGTGTGATAAATCGGTCGCCCCGGCCACTGCTGAAGGAAATCATCCTCGTCGATGACGCCAGCGAGCGGGAACATTTGGGCCGCCAGCTGGAAGAGTACGTTAGCACGCTGCCCGTACCAACGTTCGTCCTGCGGACCGGCAAACGGTCCGGTCTGATCCGTGCCAGACTGCTCGGTGCCAAACACGTGAAG GGGCAAGTGATCACATTCCTAGACGCACACTGCGAGTGTACGGAGGGTTGGCTGGAGCCACTGTTGGCGCGCATCGTGCTGGACCGTAAGACGGTCGTTTGTCCCATCATCGACGTGATATCGGACGAAACGTTCGAGTACGTGACGGCGTCCGACCAGACGTGGGGCGGATTTAACTGGAAGCTAAACTTCCGATG GTACCGGGTCCCGGCACGGGAAATGCAGCGACGCAATCACGACCGAACAGCGCCACTGCGGACGCCAACGATGGCTGGTGGACTGTTTTCGATCGATCGGGATTATTTCTACGAAATCGGGTCCTACGACGAAGGCATGGACATTTGGGGTGGTGAAAATCTGGAAATGTCTTTCCGG GTGTGGATGTGCGGTGGAACGCTCGAGATTGCGCCCTGCTCCCGCGTCGGACACGTCTTCCGGAAGTCGACGCCGTACTCGTTCCCGGGCGGTACCTCGCAGATAGTTAACAAAAACAATGCACGGCTGGCCGAAGTGTGGCTCGATGGTTGGAGCGAATTTTACTACAACATTAACCCAG GTGCCCGGAAAGCATCGGCCGGAGATGTCAGCGAGCGGCGTGCCCTTCGAGAGCGGCTAAAGTGTAAGAGCTTCCGTTGGTACCTGGAAAACATTTATCCGGAAAGTCAGATGCCCCTGGATTACTATTTCCTCGGCGAG ATTCGCAATGAAGAGTCACGCAACTGTCTCGACACGATGGGCCGCAAGTCGAACGAAAAGATTGGCAGCAGCTACTGTCACGGTTTGGGCGGCAATCAGGTATTTGCGTACACCAAACGGCACCAGATCATGTCGGACGACAACTGTCTCGATGCATCCAACGCGCTCGGGCCGGTTAATTTGGTCCGGTGCCACGGTATGGGCGGCAATCAGGAATGGATATACGATGAAGAG GAAAAGACTATCAAGCACGTTAACAGTGGCAACTGTTTAACGCGTCCCTCGCACGAGGACCCTTCAACACCGTTGCTACGGCCGTGCAACTATTCGCTCGGCCAACAGTGGCTAATGCAATCGAAGTTCAAGTGGCAAGCGCACAACGACAATCGGATCGGCGAGGATAGATAA
- the LOC118512476 gene encoding transcription initiation factor TFIID subunit 10-like, with translation MGDNFGIHRGPAKKTADMVEDRTQGQILSDFMMQLEDYTPTIPDAVTSYYLNSAGFEGADPRIVRLISIAAQKFVSDVANDALQHCKTRTNSAPSSGHGSSKNQNQKSSKDRKYTLTMEDLQPALNDYGITVRKAHYFV, from the exons ATGGGTGATAATTTCGGCATTCATCGTGGCCCGGCTAAGAAGACGGCGGATATGGTGGAGGACCGTACACAGGGACAAATTCTAAGCGATTTTATGATGCAGCTAGAAGACTACACGCCGACG ATTCCGGATGCAGTCACTTCCTACTACCTCAATTCGGCCGGCTTCGAGGGTGCTGATCCGCGGAT AGTACGCCTCATTTCGATTGCGGCCCAAAAGTTTGTGTCGGACGTCGCGAACGATGCGCTGCAGCACTGCAAAACGCGCACAAACAGTGCACCGAGCTCCGGGCACGGATCATCCAAGAACCAGAATCAGAAATCGTCCAAGGACCGGAAGTACACGCTCACGATGGAAGATCTGCAACCGGCACTGAACGATTACGGTATCACCGTGCGCAAGGCACACTATTTCGTCTAG